A genomic window from Chlorogloeopsis sp. ULAP01 includes:
- a CDS encoding helix-turn-helix transcriptional regulator, giving the protein MRTEILKKFGERVRDERLKQGLSQEELAEKASLHRTYIGMIERAEKNITLINIAKIAKALEMNVDELLKGISEK; this is encoded by the coding sequence ATGAGGACTGAGATACTTAAAAAATTTGGTGAAAGAGTAAGAGATGAAAGATTAAAACAAGGTCTTTCGCAGGAGGAATTAGCTGAGAAAGCAAGTCTTCATCGGACATATATAGGAATGATTGAAAGAGCCGAAAAGAACATTACTCTCATCAATATCGCGAAAATAGCTAAGGCTCTGGAAATGAATGTTGATGAATTATTAAAAGGAATTAGTGAAAAATGA